The proteins below are encoded in one region of Hordeum vulgare subsp. vulgare chromosome 3H, MorexV3_pseudomolecules_assembly, whole genome shotgun sequence:
- the LOC123445231 gene encoding uncharacterized protein At3g27210-like, with protein sequence MGSCASVHKDDVGLPKKQLLASSPPPSKDTKAVDGAPLGDVLVDLKRKIEGFGPSRTPDSGSKDEMFFESQPWLDSDCEDDFYSINGDFTPSRGSTPVHQPRAQTVMSNVFLPDNAAHSPNSSEASPTGRRKLADLLQEATRNDTGEAAAAAAAAEPDSSKSGQQAVAPAAGKSVSEPSSGCSTEPTPVREARIRKERAWYSGRCCLPTFVHSLAALDDEGRQKTGPGPCAV encoded by the exons ATGGGTTCTTGCGCGTCGGTCCACAAGGACGACGTGGGGCTGCCCAAGAAGCAGCtgctcgcctcctcgccgccgccgtccaagGACACCAAGGCCGTCGACGGCGCCCCGCTAGGCGACGTGCTCGTCGACCTCAAGCGCAAGATCGAGGGCTTCGGCCCCAGCAGGACCCCCGACTCCG GTAGCAAGGATGAAATGTTCTTCGAGTCCCAACCGTGGTTAGATTCTGACTGTGAGGATGACTTCTACAGTATAAATGGAG ATTTCACTCCGTCCCGTGGCAGCACTCCGGTCCATCAACCCAGGGCGCAGACCGTGATGAGCAACGTCTTTCTACCTGACAATGCCGCGCACAGCCCCAATTCATCAGAGGCTTCACCAACCGGCCGAAGAAAACTAGCCGACCTCCTGCAGGAGGCGACGCGGAACGACACGGgagaggccgccgccgccgccgccgctgcagaGCCAGACAGCAGCAAGAGCGGACAGCAGGCCGTCGCCCCAGCAGCTGGGAAGTCTGTGTCGGAGCCCAGCTCGGGCTGCAGCACGGAGCCGACGCCGGTGAGAGAAGCCAGGATCCGGAAAGAGAGGGCCTGGTACTCCGGCCGCTGCTGCCTGCCAACCTTCGTCCACAGCCTGGCCGCCCTAGACGACGAGGGGCGGCAGAAGACGGGCCCCGGGCCCTGCGCCGTCTGA
- the LOC123445232 gene encoding transcription and mRNA export factor ENY2: MRSSINRPPTPDQEEEEEEEEVGKEASLGDIINLKLVESGEKERLMELLRERLVECGWRDDMKALCRAYARKKGRNNVTLDDLIHVITPKGRASVPDAVKAELLQRIRSFLMSSSLW, translated from the exons AT GAGGTCGTCGATTAACCGGCCGCCGACGCCGGaccaggaagaggaggaggaggaggaggaggtaggGAAGGAGGCTTCTCTCGGAGACATCATCAACCTCAAG TTGGTGGAGAGCGGCGAGAAGGAGCGGCTGATGGAGCTTCTCCGGGAGCGGCTCGTCGAGTGTGGCTGGAGGGATGACATGAAGGCTCTCTGCAG GGCCTATGCAAGGAAAAAGGGAAGAAATAATGTAACATTAGATGATCTTATTCATGTTATTACTCCAAAAGGAAGAG CCTCGGTGCCCGACGCGGTGAAGGCAGAGCTGCTGCAGCGCATCCGATCATTTCTCATGTCTTCCTCGCTTTGGTAG